A single window of Sebastes umbrosus isolate fSebUmb1 chromosome 16, fSebUmb1.pri, whole genome shotgun sequence DNA harbors:
- the LOC119504272 gene encoding uncharacterized protein LOC119504272 produces MWTMWTSWVDLCPCIDLSVRFYPCVFPSRFPLDNAALLAQWLKAVGRPNWHPRLGSSVCSTHFTEDCFDLSGEKVAVRPDAVPTLMVHGDSATPCRGPTQPAVGEEAYFAKYDAVELYLSRHTYPPGLSYVEKNTFRRFCKKFAIKDEALHIVRGDRVCLVLRSRQRVEAALLDYHNELNHLDANKCLRLLNERYFWKTMRTDVVQWINSCSQCNRKKKKNPENQTEPEFVLEALRSPQIPDDLDSGKDDDGYSDDGEDDGGGDADEGSGDEERRPETNSEDRVENPSPPQPVTPISPQPRIPILLHLRTPINFQPSTPIILQPRIPNVPFVARLWPVKRGTPPQSEVQKETNSSETQPERQVQVKTRPQDQKETSGSPGSTRTHHCVKVQDTTEPLTESHPPPELPVKHQPPQAKTKQPPNQGRGPKTQTQIHVQRPVKRRRDLQAASSAKRSSSCGLEPVVAPSSKPWPVFTIAGSAPAQTAEPLPMMDGSAPFRRPRSLQARTVIQQCSTAKVKVKPALDGADAQWAEIQEGMVVYVCFFHGATEDVAHEMASSLMTTKFFRKDTGHSVSVVDLPGSVLFIPQDSLLGEPVPKRRVQYKGGCELWWGAQLFSNLVSTCRELMAASAKCTKAGAKVEEGVYAQKQEIVLNSVEPLTLLLEF; encoded by the exons ATGTGGACTATGTGGACATCATGGGTGGACTTATGTCCCTGTATTGATTTATCTGTACGCTTCTATCCATGCGTCTTCCCCTCCAGGTTTCCTCTGGACAACGCGGCCCTGCTGGCTCAGTGGCTGAAGGCCGTTGGTCGTCCCAACTGGCATCCTCGGCTCGGCTCGTCCGTCTGTTCGACCCACTTCACCGAGGACTGCTTCGACCTCAGTGGGGAGAAGGTCGCCGTCCGCCCGGACGCCGTGCCCACGCTCATGGTCCACGGCGACTCAGCG ACTCCGTGCAGAGGTCCGACCCAGCCGGCTGTGGGGGAGGAG GCCTATTTTGCCAAGTACGATGCCGTGGAGCTCTACCTGAGCAGACACACCTATCCTCCTGGACTGAGCTACGTAGAGAAGAACACCTTCAGGAGGTTCTGCAAGAAGTTCGCCATCAAAG ACGAGGCGCTCCACATAGTCCGGGGAGATCGGGTGTGTTTGGTTCTGAGGAGCAGGCAGCGAGTTGAAGCCGCCCTGCTGGATTATCACAACGAGCTGAACCACCTCGACGCCAACAAGTGTCTCCGACTGCTCAACGAAAG GTACTTCTGGAAAACCATGAGGACTGATGTGGTGCAGTGGATCAACAGCTGCTCGCAGTgcaacaggaagaagaagaagaacccaGAGAACCAAACAGAACCAGAGTTTGTTCTGGAGGCGCTGAGATCACCACAGATACCTGATGATTTAGACAG CGGGAAGGATGACGATGGTTACAGCGATGATGGCGAGGATGACGGTGGTGGGGATGCTGATGAAGGCAGCGGTGATGAAGAGAGGCGGCCAGAAACGAATTCAGAGGACAGAGTG GAGAACCCTTCGCCCCCCCAGCCCGTAACTCCCATCAGCCCTCAGCCCAGAATCCCCATCCTCCTTCATCTAAGAACTCCCATCAACTTCCAGCCCAGCACTCCCATAATCCTCCAGCCGAGGATTCCCAACGTCCCCTTTGTGGCCAGACTCTGGCCTGTCAAGAGAGGGACGCCTCCACAGTCTGAAGTCCAGAAGGAGACCAACAGCTCCGAGACTCAGCCAGAGAGACAAGTTCAGGTGAAGACACGACCTCAGGACCAGAAAGAGACCAGTGGATCTCCGGGCAGCACCAGAACACATCACTGTGTCAAAGTCCAGGACACAACCGAACCTCTCACAGAGTCACATCCTCCACCCGAGCTCCCGGTAAAACACCAACCTCCACAAGCCAAGACCAAGCAACCCCCAAATCAGGGCAGAGGACCAAAGACCCAAACCCAGATCCACGTCCAGCGGCCggtgaagagaaggagagaccTGCAGGCAGCGTCCTCGGCTAAGAGGAGCTCCAGCTGTGGTCTGGAGCCCGTGGTGGCCCCGAGCTCCAAACCCTGGCCCGTCTTCACCATCGCTGGCTCTGCCCCGGCACAGACAGCAGAACCCCTTCCTATGATGGACGG ctcTGCTCCCTTCCGGAGGCCCAGGAGTCTTCAGGCCCGGACGGTCATCCAGCAGTGCAGTACAGCGAAGGTTAAGGTCAAACCAGCGCTGGACGGGGCCGACGCTCAGTGGGCCGAG aTCCAGGAGGGGAtggttgtgtatgtgtgcttcTTCCACGGAGCCACCGAGGACGTCGCTCATGAGATGG CCAGCAGTCTGATGACCACCAAATTTTTCCGAAAAGACACCGGGCACTCGGTTTCCGTTGTCGACCTCCCCGGGAGCGTTTTATTTATCCCCCAGGACTCCCTGCTCGGAGAGCCGGTGCCCAAGAGGAGAGTGCAGTACAAAGGGGGGTGTGAGCTGTGGTGGGGCGCCCAGCTCTTCTCCAACCTGGTGTCCACCTGCAGGGAGCTCATGGCCGCCTCAGCGAAGTGCACGAAGGCGGGCGCCAAGGTGGAGGAGGGAGTCTACGCACAGAAACAAGAGATCGTCCTGAACTCTGTGGAGCCGCTGACGCTCCTGCTGGAGTTCTGA
- the LOC119474488 gene encoding uncharacterized protein LOC119474488, whose amino-acid sequence MPSFDFLDKVELFVRTGSYPVDASKSSKKVTRAASKHFIYKDGCLWRGYRGRFLRVVRSDEEVKEILVRYHDNNSHAGRVRAVKEIMLMYYWVGVTEAVKTWIKACAVCRSRSPAEAPNPPIIFCLAYGCDASSYVYPELSFHRFPKEAEQRRRWLAVAQRDEGSLRTNSCLCSRHFESSCFVPSENGQLTLSADAVPTIISVTVQEDEVVVPSDEDFLHSNTLEDLLSTAAAAAATTTPDPSEPALDHSEPPVELQEHQYCLRAPDPDSREVQTLVENKRKTVIEPSFATYNQIARYLSHRVLPMQSKSSRGGLKRMAKRFGLKDGVLMYTRVSPPLRVPRSREEVNSVLRQFHDTQGHYGHGICQREITKHFYWASMTRDLARWISSCQICLNRTKRKWLRCSVSTCTNCCGPVERGLGLTFYKYVL is encoded by the exons ATGCCTTCTTTTGACTTCCTGGATAAGGTGGAGCTGTTTGTGCGGACGGGATCGTATCCTGTAGACGCATCCAAGAGCTCAAAGAAAGTAACCAGAGCTGCCAGCAAACACTTCATCTATAAAG ATGGCTGTCTGTGGCGCGGTTACCGAGGCCGCTTCCTCCGCGTTGTCAGGAGCGAcgaggaggtgaaggagatcCTGGTCCgttaccatgacaacaacaGCCACGCCGGCCGGGTCCGGGCTGTAAAGGAGATAATG TTGATGTATTACTGGGTCGGCGTGACGGAGGCGGTGAAGACCTGGATCAAAGCTTGTGCTGTCTGTCGGAGCCGAAGTCCCGCCGAAGCGCCCAACCCGCCCATCATCTTCTGCCTGGCATACGGCTGCGATGCCTCCAGCTACGTTTACCCCGAGCTCAGCTTCCACAG GTTTCCAAAGGAGGCAGAGCAACGGCGAAGGTGGCTGGCGGTGGCTCAGAGGGACGAAGGCTCGCTTCGCACCAACTCCTGCCTCTGCTCGAGACACTTTGAGTCGTCCTGCTTCGTGCCAAGCGAGAACGGTCAGCTGACTCTATCAGCAGACGCCGTACCAACCATCATCTCCGTGACGGTGCAGGAGGACGAG GTTGTTGTCCCTTCAGACGAGGACTTCCTTCATTCCAACACCCTGGAggacctcctctccacagctgctgccgctgctgccaCCACCACCCCCGACCCCTCCGAGCCGGCCTTGGATCACTCTGAACCCCCTgtggagctgcaggagcacCAGTACTGCCTCCGAGCTCCTGATCCAGACTCCAGGGAGGTCCAGACGCTGGTGGAGAACAAGAGGAAGACTGTCATCGAGCCGAGCTTTGCGACCTACAACCAGATCGCCAG GTATCTGAGCCACAGGGTGTTGCCTATGCAAAGCAAGTCTAGCAGAGGGGGTTTAAAAAGGATGGCCAAGCGCTTCGGCCTGAAAG ATGGAGTGCTGATGTACACAcgagtctctcctcctctcagagTGCCgcgcagcagagaggag GTAAACTCGGTCCTGCGTCAGTTCCATGACACCCAGGGTCACTACGGCCATGGGATCTGCCAGCGAGAGATCACGAAGCACTTCTACTGGGCCAGCATGACCCGGGACCTGGCCCGCTGGATCTCCAGCTGCCAGATCTGCCTCAACAGAACCAAGAGGAAGTGGCTCCGCTGCAGCGTCTCCACCTGCACCAACTGCTGCGGGCCGGTGGAGAGAGGCCTGGGCCTCACCTTCTATAAGTACGTTCTGTGA